GGCTTGCGTCGTCTCGGTTGCTGCGGGCTTGGAGGCAGGCTCGCTTGGTTGCGCATTGGCTTGTTGAGGCGCTGGCTGCGCTGGTTTGCTGTTCTGTTGCATCTGCTTACGCAAGGCCAGTGCAAAAGCATCGGTATTGCTGTTGATAGAGGGCGGTGACACCGGATTCGCAGCGGCCGTTTTCACGGCATCTGCGCCCATATTCAGTAAAGTTGCGGATTGCAAAAACGCCATATCACACTCCCGTTCAAGGCTTGTTTACACACGTGCGCGTTTGGCACGGCTGGCAAATTCATCCATCAGTTTTTGATCACGTTTACCTTCAACTTTTGCTTGTTGCGTCTCGGCCCGCGTCATCAATACTTCAAAAGATTTTTGTTTGCGCTGTTTTTCCTGCAAAAGCTGTCGTTTGTGCACAACATTTGCTTGGCATTGTTCGATTTGAGCATTTTGACTGCGCACGGCCAATTCCAATTGCGAGAAAAAGCCCTGAAAATTACGGTATAAATCCGCTTTGAGCCCTTTTTGCGAGGCGTTTTGCCATTGCTGCTCATATTCTTGCTGGTATTGTTCCAACATGGTGCGTTGTTGCTGTGCCTGCTCGAGTTGCTGCATGGCTTGGGCTAACGCTTGCATGGCTTCATCTACCGCATCCGAGGCGAGCTGGATGAGCAAGGTAAGTGTTTGTGTCGACTGTTTGGCCATCCGTGATTAATTCCGCATCAAGAAACCGTTTGCGCTAATTGTTGCAAACTAGCCTGCATGTAGGCACTCTCATCCACATCCTGCTGTAAAAAGGCGTTGATTTGATCGCGCTTTTTAATTGCGATATCTAGCATCGGGTCTGAGCCGGGCTGATATGCGCCCACTGCAATCAAATCTTGGTTACGCAAATAGCGTGAGTACAATTGCTTTAGCAAGCGCGCTGCCTGCTGGTGCTCTTTACTGGTGATGTTGTGCATGGCTCGACTGATCGATTGCTCGATATCAATGGCCGGGTAATGACCACTCTCGGCCAGGGTACGGTTAAGCACGATATGACCATCCAAAATCGCCCTTGCTGAATCGGCAATCGGGTCTTGCTGATCGTCGCCTTCGGTCAACACGGTATAAAAAGCGGTAATAGAACCCTCGCCTCTGGCGCCATTACCGGTGCGCTCAACCAGCGCAGGCAATTTTGCAAATACAGAAGGGGGATAGCCCTTGGTGGCCGGCGGCTCACCAATGGCCAGCGCAATTTCACGCTGCGCCATGGCATATCGGGTCAGGGAATCCATAATCAACAATACGTTTTTGCCTTGCTGGCGAAACCGCTCGGCAATCGCGGTCGCATAATTAGCGCCTTGTAAACGCATCAGCGCCGAGACGTCGGCTGGCGCGGCAACCACCACCGAGCGTGCCAAGCCCTCAGGCCCTAAAATCTGTTCAATAAACTCTTGTACTTCACGACCCCGTTCACCGATGAGGCCCACCACAATCACATCTGCGGTGGTATAGCGCGCCATCATGCCGAGCAATACGCTTTTGCCCACCCCTGAACCGGCAAAGAGGCCGAGGCGCTGGCCGCGGCCAACCGTCAACATGGCGTTGATTGCCCGGACGCCCACATCCAGCGTATCTTCGATGGGTGCGCGCATT
This Methylophilus medardicus DNA region includes the following protein-coding sequences:
- the fliJ gene encoding flagellar export protein FliJ, which encodes MAKQSTQTLTLLIQLASDAVDEAMQALAQAMQQLEQAQQQRTMLEQYQQEYEQQWQNASQKGLKADLYRNFQGFFSQLELAVRSQNAQIEQCQANVVHKRQLLQEKQRKQKSFEVLMTRAETQQAKVEGKRDQKLMDEFASRAKRARV
- the fliI gene encoding flagellar protein export ATPase FliI, whose product is MTEPNIALETSPALVDEADLGYADLGNASDTASHPDAAVIAAALPSTGPDSQSATTASNNVHLQRWQSYLKDCRELVHLVEPLEVAGRIVKVTGLIMVATGIKMPIGGACYIPLQDGGRVEAEVVGFDGENLLLMPQSAVDGVVPGAKVFSMDIMETLPKPQFGRPPRRRAQDRARHFPVGDCLLGRVVDAAGNPLDNLGPISTDETAPLAGRVINPLMRAPIEDTLDVGVRAINAMLTVGRGQRLGLFAGSGVGKSVLLGMMARYTTADVIVVGLIGERGREVQEFIEQILGPEGLARSVVVAAPADVSALMRLQGANYATAIAERFRQQGKNVLLIMDSLTRYAMAQREIALAIGEPPATKGYPPSVFAKLPALVERTGNGARGEGSITAFYTVLTEGDDQQDPIADSARAILDGHIVLNRTLAESGHYPAIDIEQSISRAMHNITSKEHQQAARLLKQLYSRYLRNQDLIAVGAYQPGSDPMLDIAIKKRDQINAFLQQDVDESAYMQASLQQLAQTVS